One Cervus canadensis isolate Bull #8, Minnesota chromosome 1, ASM1932006v1, whole genome shotgun sequence genomic window carries:
- the SPAG7 gene encoding sperm-associated antigen 7 isoform X2, whose amino-acid sequence MADLLGSILSSMEKPPSLGDQETRRKAREQAARLKKLQEQEKQQKVEFRKRMEKEVSDFIQDSGQIKKKFQPMNKIERSILHDVVEVAGLTSFSFGEDDECRYVMIFKKEFAPSDEELDSYRRGEEWDPQKAEEKRRLKELAQRQEEEAAQQGPVVVSPASDYKDKYSHLIGKGAAKDAAHMLQANKTYGCVPVANKRDTRSIEEAMNEIRAKKRLRQSGEELPSTS is encoded by the exons ATGGCGGACCTACTGGGCTCCATCCTGAGCTCCATGGAGAAGCCACCCAGCCTCGGTGATCAGGAGACTCGGCGCAAGGCCCGAG AGCAGGCAGCCCGCCTGAAGAAACTACAGGAGCAAGAGAAACAACAGAAAGTGGAATTTCGTAAAAGG ATGGAGAAAGAGGTGTCAGATTTCATCCAAGACAGTGGGCAGATCAAGAAAAAGTTTCAGCCGATGAATAAGATAGAGAGGAGCATACT ACACGATGTGGTGGAAGTGGCTGGTCTGACATCCTTCTCCTTCGGGGAAGATGATGAGTGTCGCTATGTCATGATCTTCAAAAAG GAGTTTGCACCCTCAGATGAAGAGCTGGACTCCTACAGGCGTGGCGAGGAGTGGGACCCCCAGAAGGCTGAGGAGAAACGGAGGCTGAAG GAGCTGGCCCAGCGACAAGAGGAGGAGGCGGCCCAGCAGGGACCCGTGGTGGTGAGCCCAGCCAGCGACTACAAGGACAAATACAGCCACCTTATCGGCAAGGGGGCAGCCAAGGATGCAGCTCACATGCTACAGGCCAACAAGACCTACGGCTGTG TGCCCGTGGCCAACAAGAGGGACACACGCTCCATTGAAGAGGCCATGAACGAGATCCGGGCCAAGAAGCGTCTGCGGCAGAGTGGGGAAGAGTTGCCATCTACCTCCTAG
- the SPAG7 gene encoding sperm-associated antigen 7 isoform X1 gives MADLLGSILSSMEKPPSLGDQETRRKAREQAARLKKLQEQEKQQKVEFRKRMEKEVSDFIQDSGQIKKKFQPMNKIERSILHDVVEVAGLTSFSFGEDDECRYVMIFKKEFAPSDEELDSYRRGEEWDPQKAEEKRRLKELAQRQEEEAAQQGPVVVSPASDYKDKYSHLIGKGAAKDAAHMLQANKTYGCGEATVEAGRGQGRGAQYWGEGEGRPRHRAPRSSHSPVCP, from the exons ATGGCGGACCTACTGGGCTCCATCCTGAGCTCCATGGAGAAGCCACCCAGCCTCGGTGATCAGGAGACTCGGCGCAAGGCCCGAG AGCAGGCAGCCCGCCTGAAGAAACTACAGGAGCAAGAGAAACAACAGAAAGTGGAATTTCGTAAAAGG ATGGAGAAAGAGGTGTCAGATTTCATCCAAGACAGTGGGCAGATCAAGAAAAAGTTTCAGCCGATGAATAAGATAGAGAGGAGCATACT ACACGATGTGGTGGAAGTGGCTGGTCTGACATCCTTCTCCTTCGGGGAAGATGATGAGTGTCGCTATGTCATGATCTTCAAAAAG GAGTTTGCACCCTCAGATGAAGAGCTGGACTCCTACAGGCGTGGCGAGGAGTGGGACCCCCAGAAGGCTGAGGAGAAACGGAGGCTGAAG GAGCTGGCCCAGCGACAAGAGGAGGAGGCGGCCCAGCAGGGACCCGTGGTGGTGAGCCCAGCCAGCGACTACAAGGACAAATACAGCCACCTTATCGGCAAGGGGGCAGCCAAGGATGCAGCTCACATGCTACAGGCCAACAAGACCTACGGCTGTGGTGAGGCCACagtggaggctgggagggggcagggaagaggAGCACAGTattggggggaaggagaggggaggccAAGGCACAGGGCTCCTAGGTCCTCCCACTCTCCCGTCTGCCCCTAG